In Mixophyes fleayi isolate aMixFle1 chromosome 4, aMixFle1.hap1, whole genome shotgun sequence, the following proteins share a genomic window:
- the LOC142152857 gene encoding securin-like has translation MATIIFDQENNDVAPTLLSKDRLKLSHTTKPIHRGQQVKVFGSVQNTSRKVLGNINKQAINQKSVLSQKAEFKAKKPVPVAKKVPEACLKQSYPEIDKFVPYNPKDFESFEVPEEHKLSHICLAGVPLMVNENDTTRLDALLNQELAPMEIPSFSWNLDTADDLQSFVAILDDITLDMPPMLFC, from the exons ATGGCAACCATAATCTTTGACCAAGAGAACAATGATGTTGCTCCTACTCTGTTGTCCAAAGACCGTTTAAAACTGTCTCACACCA CTAAGCCCATTCACAGGGGCCAACAAGTCAAAGTGTTTGGATCTGTGCAAAATACTTCAAGGAAAGTTCTGGGAAATATCAACAAGCAGGCGATAAACCAGAAATCTGTTCTATCCCAGAAAGCTGAATTTAAAGCGAAGAAACCTGTGCCAGTTGCTAAGAAG gtTCCTGAAGCATGTCTCAAACAGAGCTACCCTGAAATTGACAAGTTTGTTCCCTACAATCCCAAAG ACTTTGAAAGCTTTGAAGTCCCAGAAGAACATAAGCTGAGCCACATCTGCCTAGCTGGTGTTCCCCTGATGGTGAATGAGAATGACACTACAAGACTTGATGCACTGTTGAATCAGGAACTTGCTCCAATGGAAATACCATCCTTTAGCTGGAATTTGG ATACTGCTGATGATCTGCAGTCTTTTGTTGCCATTCTTGATGACATCACCTTGGATATGCCCCCAATGCTGTTCTGTTGA